The Candidatus Mycolicibacterium alkanivorans genome contains a region encoding:
- the gluQRS gene encoding tRNA glutamyl-Q(34) synthetase GluQRS, with protein sequence MTRPAPGAGRFAPSPSADLHIGNLRTAVLAWLFARSSGRRFLLRIEDLDDRAHDDVARRQLADLAAIGITWDDEPQWQSHHRDCYDTVVHALSARGLVYECYCSRKDILSAPRAPHAPEGAYPGTCRELTEPERTARRESGRPPALRLRADVSEFTVTDLVHGSYTGVVDDFVLRRGDGVPAYNLAVVVDDAVSGVDQVVRGDDLLSSSPRQAYLGALLDYPPPVYAHVPLVLNPEGKRLAKRDGAVTLAELGALRAFSVLSDSLGWPSANITELLGQFDPTRLPRAPWTYQPV encoded by the coding sequence GTGACCCGCCCAGCACCGGGCGCGGGCCGGTTCGCGCCCAGCCCGTCGGCCGACCTGCACATCGGCAACCTGCGCACGGCGGTGCTCGCGTGGCTGTTCGCCCGCTCGAGCGGACGGCGGTTCCTGCTGCGAATCGAGGATCTCGATGATCGCGCCCACGACGACGTCGCGCGGCGGCAACTGGCCGATCTGGCGGCGATCGGCATCACGTGGGACGACGAACCGCAATGGCAATCGCACCACCGCGACTGCTACGACACCGTCGTACACGCTTTGAGCGCCCGCGGCCTGGTCTACGAATGCTATTGCAGCAGAAAGGACATCCTCAGCGCGCCGCGTGCACCACACGCCCCGGAGGGTGCCTACCCCGGGACCTGCCGCGAGCTGACCGAACCCGAGCGCACCGCTCGGCGGGAGAGCGGCCGGCCACCTGCGTTGCGGCTGCGCGCCGACGTCTCCGAGTTCACGGTGACCGACCTGGTCCACGGCAGCTACACCGGTGTGGTCGACGACTTCGTGCTGCGTCGCGGCGACGGGGTACCGGCCTATAACCTGGCCGTGGTGGTCGACGACGCGGTGTCGGGCGTCGATCAGGTGGTCCGCGGGGACGACCTGCTGTCGTCATCCCCACGCCAGGCGTATCTGGGCGCACTGCTCGACTACCCGCCGCCGGTGTACGCCCACGTGCCGCTCGTGCTCAATCCCGAGGGCAAGCGGCTGGCCAAACGCGACGGTGCCGTCACCCTCGCCGAGCTGGGTGCGCTGCGCGCTTTCAGCGTGCTCAGCGACTCGTTGGGCTGGCCGTCGGCGAACATCACCGAGCTGCTGGGCCAGTTCGATCCGACGCGGCTGCCGCGTGCGCCGTGGACATACCAACCCGTTTGA
- a CDS encoding ATP-dependent DNA ligase yields MELPVMPPVEPMLAKAATSVPGEAGVWSYEPKWDGFRALVFRDGDDVVVQSRNRKELGRYFPELIEAVREEVAPRCVLDGEVVVPRDVEGRVRLDWDSLSQRIHPAASRVRMLAEQTPAHFIGFDALATGDRSLMGEPFRIRRDALAEAVGGRKWCHVTRTTDDPEQGARWLTTFEGAGLDGVIAKRLDGAYVPGKREMVKVKHARDADCVAIGYRIHKSGEGVGSILLGLYRDDGELQMVGGAASFTVRDRIRLLTELEPLRKGDDVVYDGEPSRWNSAADKRWIPIRPEKVAEVAYDQMEGNAGWQRFRHTVRFVRWRPDRDPASCTFDQLDVPLNYDLYDVLETR; encoded by the coding sequence GTGGAGCTTCCCGTGATGCCGCCGGTGGAACCGATGCTCGCGAAAGCGGCGACGAGCGTGCCCGGCGAGGCCGGTGTGTGGTCGTACGAACCGAAGTGGGACGGGTTCCGGGCGCTGGTGTTCCGCGACGGCGACGACGTGGTGGTGCAGTCGCGCAACCGCAAGGAACTGGGCCGGTACTTCCCGGAACTCATCGAGGCGGTGCGCGAGGAAGTCGCACCCCGCTGCGTTCTCGACGGCGAGGTGGTGGTCCCCCGCGACGTCGAGGGCCGTGTCCGGCTGGATTGGGACTCGCTGTCGCAGCGCATTCACCCCGCCGCGAGCAGGGTGCGGATGCTGGCCGAACAGACCCCGGCGCACTTCATCGGCTTCGATGCGCTGGCCACCGGCGACCGCTCGCTGATGGGCGAGCCGTTCCGAATCCGTCGTGACGCCCTGGCCGAGGCTGTCGGCGGCAGGAAGTGGTGCCACGTCACCCGCACCACCGACGATCCGGAGCAGGGTGCCCGCTGGCTCACCACCTTCGAGGGCGCCGGGCTCGACGGGGTGATCGCCAAGCGGCTCGACGGCGCCTACGTGCCTGGCAAGCGCGAGATGGTGAAGGTCAAACACGCCCGCGATGCCGACTGTGTGGCCATCGGATACCGGATCCACAAGAGCGGCGAAGGGGTGGGCTCCATCCTGCTGGGTCTGTACCGCGACGACGGCGAGCTTCAAATGGTCGGCGGCGCAGCATCATTCACCGTCAGGGACCGGATCAGACTGCTCACTGAGCTCGAGCCTCTGCGCAAGGGCGACGACGTGGTTTACGACGGTGAGCCGAGCCGGTGGAATTCGGCGGCCGACAAGCGCTGGATCCCGATCCGCCCGGAGAAGGTCGCCGAGGTGGCCTACGACCAGATGGAGGGTAACGCCGGCTGGCAACGCTTCCGGCACACCGTGCGGTTCGTGCGCTGGCGGCCCGACCGCGACCCGGCCAGCTGCACCTTCGACCAGCTCGACGTCCCGCTGAACTACGACCTGTACGACGTGCTGGAGACGCGCTGA
- a CDS encoding MmpS family transport accessory protein: MRAGPVVGRLLKRVWIPVVLVVVLAVSGLVVSRLHRMFASQDPNAGAGSGVEIVQFNPKVVVYDVFGASGTNAQIGYFDPDANVHVITVPLPWSITLSTLLPSVSASLMARTDGDQIGCRVTVNGTVLEERSAEGINAQTYCLVKSA; this comes from the coding sequence GTGAGGGCTGGTCCGGTGGTGGGTCGTCTCTTGAAAAGAGTGTGGATCCCGGTGGTTCTGGTGGTTGTGCTGGCAGTCTCGGGTTTGGTCGTTTCGCGCCTGCACCGGATGTTCGCTTCCCAGGACCCCAACGCCGGTGCCGGTTCCGGTGTCGAGATCGTCCAGTTCAATCCGAAGGTCGTGGTCTACGACGTTTTCGGCGCATCGGGCACCAATGCCCAGATCGGCTACTTCGACCCGGATGCCAACGTGCACGTGATCACGGTGCCTCTGCCGTGGTCGATCACCTTGTCGACGTTGTTGCCGTCGGTCAGCGCCAGTCTCATGGCGCGGACCGATGGTGACCAGATTGGATGCCGCGTCACCGTGAATGGGACTGTCCTTGAGGAGCGATCTGCCGAGGGCATCAACGCCCAGACGTACTGCCTGGTGAAGTCCGCATGA
- the ligD gene encoding non-homologous end-joining DNA ligase yields the protein MATKAEELDVDGVAVRFTNPDKVYFPKLGSNGTKGKVVEYYRTVGGGSLLTALRDRPTHLQRFPDGVEGEEIYQKRVPEKHPDYLHTCRVTFPSGRTADALMVTHPSAIVWAAQMGTITFHPWQVRCPDTDHPDELRVDLDPQPGTGFAQARAVAVDILKPLLDELGLVGYPKTSGGRGVHVFLRIRTDWDFTAVRRAGIALAREIERRAPELVTTSWWKEERGRRLFIDYNQNARDRTFAAAYSVRATPIATVSTPLTWEELGTADPDDYTIATVPALVAERGDPMAGLDSVAQSIESLLAMADADAERGLGDLPYPPNYPKMPGEPKRVQPSRDTDLKARDRKG from the coding sequence ATGGCAACCAAGGCAGAAGAACTCGACGTCGACGGTGTCGCGGTCCGGTTCACCAATCCGGACAAGGTGTACTTTCCCAAACTCGGGTCCAACGGCACCAAGGGCAAGGTCGTGGAGTACTACCGAACGGTCGGGGGCGGCTCGTTGCTCACCGCGCTGCGCGACCGGCCGACCCATCTGCAGCGCTTTCCCGATGGCGTCGAGGGCGAGGAGATCTACCAGAAGCGGGTGCCAGAGAAGCATCCCGACTATCTGCACACCTGCCGGGTGACGTTTCCCTCTGGGCGTACGGCCGACGCGCTGATGGTCACCCACCCCTCGGCGATCGTGTGGGCCGCGCAGATGGGGACCATCACCTTTCACCCGTGGCAGGTCCGCTGCCCCGACACCGACCACCCCGACGAGTTGCGGGTGGACCTTGACCCGCAGCCCGGTACCGGTTTCGCGCAGGCGCGCGCCGTCGCCGTCGACATTCTCAAACCGTTGCTCGACGAGCTCGGGTTGGTGGGGTATCCCAAGACCTCCGGCGGCCGCGGCGTGCATGTGTTCCTGCGCATCCGCACCGACTGGGACTTCACTGCCGTGCGCCGCGCCGGGATTGCGTTGGCTCGCGAGATCGAAAGGCGCGCACCCGAATTGGTGACGACGTCGTGGTGGAAGGAGGAACGCGGGCGGCGGCTGTTCATCGACTACAACCAGAATGCGCGGGACCGGACCTTCGCTGCGGCGTACTCGGTGCGCGCCACCCCCATCGCGACGGTGTCGACGCCGCTGACCTGGGAGGAACTGGGCACCGCCGATCCTGACGACTACACCATCGCCACGGTGCCTGCTCTGGTTGCCGAGCGGGGCGATCCGATGGCGGGACTGGATTCGGTGGCGCAGTCGATCGAGTCGCTGCTGGCGATGGCGGACGCCGACGCGGAGCGCGGTCTCGGTGACCTGCCCTACCCGCCGAACTATCCGAAGATGCCGGGCGAACCGAAACGGGTCCAGCCAAGCCGCGATACCGATTTGAAGGCGCGAGACCGCAAGGGCTGA
- a CDS encoding MMPL/RND family transporter, with translation MTRTMPPAEPTVAQPRRPFLAHGLRILALPIVLFWVGIAVLVNVIAPQLEVVGELHSAPMAPADAPSMIAMKRMGANFKEFDSNSTVMIVVEGQRPLGPDAHAYYDEIIRKLRQDPEHIQHIQDFWADTLTAAGAQSADGKASYVMLNLAGEQGQTLANEGVQAVRKVIADTPAPPGVQAHVAGPAALTNDTHVIGNASLMQITLFTLIGIAAMLLVVYRSIVTTLIQLFMTFLQLLTARGVVSVLASHDVFGLTTFAGNILTMLAIAAATDYGIFLFGRYREARGMGEDRDTAYYTTFRSVAPVIIGSGLTIAGATYCLSFARLPYFTTMGAPVAIGMIVVVAISVTLGPAILFLGSRVGLFESKRPPRSRFWRRVGIAVVRWPAPILVASLFVVLIGVLALPGYKPAYNDRYYLPADAPTNIAFAAADRHFSQARMNPDILMVEADHDMRNPADMLVLNKIASNVMHTEGIAMVQSITRPLGIPIQHSSIPFQTSVAGQTSNMNLPFQRDQLDNQLKTVDSMNVSIDILEKQYQLALKQTQLTLDSAAKSQALLETTKELRDTIANFDDQFRPMRNYFYWEPHCFDIPMCAAIRSVFDSLDGIDKLTDQTAAVQGNTDQLANLAPQLTALLPQTIASMKVSRDLALASYNSQKALLDQMQATNDTALAMGESFDQAKNDDLFFLPPEAFQNPDFKRGLEMFLSPDGKAARMFITHQSDPATVEGIARVDAERKAAQEALKMTSLSNAKIYLGGVAATYKDMSDGARYDLMIAVVSSLTLIFLIMLILTRSVVAALVIVTTASSSIAASFGISVLLWQDLFGKQVQWLVMLMSVIILLAVGSDYNLLLVSRFKDEIHAGLKTGIIRSMAGTGSVVTSAGLVFAATMAGMMGSKLIVLAQMGCTIAIGLLVDTFIVRSLLMPSIAALLGRWFWWPQVVYPRGDNHFRKPRPATENTDNVALSAHE, from the coding sequence ATGACCCGCACGATGCCGCCGGCCGAGCCCACCGTCGCCCAACCCAGACGGCCGTTCCTCGCCCACGGTCTACGCATCCTTGCGCTGCCGATCGTCCTGTTCTGGGTCGGCATCGCAGTGCTGGTCAATGTGATCGCGCCGCAACTCGAAGTGGTCGGTGAGCTGCATTCGGCTCCGATGGCTCCGGCCGATGCGCCGTCGATGATCGCCATGAAGAGGATGGGCGCCAACTTCAAGGAGTTCGATTCCAACAGCACGGTGATGATCGTGGTCGAGGGCCAGCGGCCCCTTGGACCGGACGCCCACGCGTATTACGACGAGATCATTCGCAAGCTGCGCCAGGATCCCGAGCATATCCAGCACATCCAGGACTTCTGGGCCGATACGTTGACCGCGGCCGGAGCTCAGAGCGCTGACGGCAAGGCGTCGTACGTGATGCTGAACCTCGCCGGCGAGCAGGGCCAGACTTTGGCCAACGAAGGCGTGCAGGCCGTCCGTAAGGTCATCGCGGACACCCCTGCTCCGCCGGGGGTCCAGGCCCACGTCGCTGGCCCGGCAGCGCTCACCAACGATACGCACGTCATCGGCAACGCCAGCCTCATGCAGATCACGCTTTTCACCCTCATCGGGATCGCCGCCATGTTGCTGGTGGTTTATCGCTCGATCGTTACCACGCTGATCCAGCTCTTCATGACGTTCCTGCAGTTGCTGACCGCGCGCGGAGTGGTGTCGGTGCTCGCCAGCCATGACGTGTTCGGGCTCACGACATTCGCCGGGAACATCCTGACCATGCTGGCGATCGCGGCCGCCACCGACTACGGCATCTTCCTTTTCGGTCGGTATCGCGAAGCCCGCGGCATGGGTGAGGACCGGGATACGGCCTACTACACCACGTTCCGGTCCGTCGCCCCTGTCATCATAGGATCGGGCCTGACGATCGCCGGGGCGACGTACTGCCTGAGTTTTGCCCGGCTGCCCTATTTCACCACCATGGGCGCGCCCGTGGCGATCGGGATGATCGTGGTAGTGGCGATTTCGGTGACGCTTGGCCCAGCGATCTTGTTCCTCGGCAGCAGGGTCGGGTTGTTCGAGTCCAAACGGCCTCCCCGGAGCCGGTTTTGGCGACGGGTCGGAATCGCCGTGGTTCGCTGGCCAGCGCCTATTCTGGTGGCGAGCTTGTTCGTGGTGCTGATCGGCGTCCTCGCCCTTCCGGGATACAAACCTGCCTACAACGACCGCTACTACTTACCGGCGGATGCCCCGACCAACATCGCCTTCGCCGCTGCCGACCGCCATTTCTCCCAGGCCAGGATGAATCCCGACATCCTGATGGTCGAGGCCGACCATGACATGCGCAATCCCGCCGACATGCTGGTGCTGAACAAGATTGCCAGCAACGTCATGCACACCGAGGGCATTGCGATGGTGCAGAGCATCACCCGGCCGCTGGGTATTCCGATCCAGCACAGCTCGATTCCGTTCCAGACGAGCGTGGCGGGTCAGACCAGCAACATGAACCTGCCGTTCCAGCGGGATCAGTTGGACAACCAGCTCAAAACCGTTGATTCGATGAACGTTTCGATCGACATCTTGGAAAAGCAGTACCAACTCGCCCTCAAGCAGACCCAGCTCACCCTGGACTCGGCAGCCAAATCCCAGGCCCTGCTCGAAACCACCAAAGAGCTGCGAGACACCATCGCGAACTTCGATGACCAGTTCCGGCCCATGCGCAACTACTTCTACTGGGAACCGCACTGTTTCGACATCCCCATGTGCGCCGCGATACGGTCCGTCTTCGACTCTCTGGACGGGATCGACAAATTGACCGATCAGACGGCGGCGGTGCAGGGCAACACCGACCAACTGGCTAACCTCGCTCCGCAGCTGACCGCACTGCTGCCCCAGACGATCGCGTCGATGAAGGTCAGCCGGGACCTGGCGCTGGCGTCGTACAACTCGCAGAAGGCCTTGCTCGACCAGATGCAAGCGACCAACGACACCGCACTGGCGATGGGTGAGAGCTTCGACCAGGCCAAGAACGATGATCTCTTCTTCTTGCCGCCGGAAGCCTTCCAGAACCCCGACTTCAAGCGCGGTCTGGAGATGTTCCTTTCGCCGGACGGCAAGGCCGCCCGCATGTTCATCACCCACCAGAGCGATCCCGCAACCGTGGAAGGCATCGCCCGGGTCGACGCCGAACGCAAGGCCGCCCAGGAGGCCTTGAAGATGACCTCGCTCTCGAACGCCAAGATCTACCTGGGCGGGGTCGCGGCAACCTACAAGGACATGTCCGATGGAGCCCGGTACGACCTGATGATCGCCGTTGTGTCGTCATTGACGCTGATCTTCTTGATCATGCTGATCCTGACCCGAAGCGTGGTGGCCGCACTGGTCATCGTCACCACCGCGTCCAGTTCGATCGCCGCTTCGTTCGGCATCTCGGTGCTGCTCTGGCAGGACCTGTTCGGCAAGCAAGTGCAGTGGCTGGTCATGCTGATGTCGGTCATCATCCTGTTGGCGGTGGGATCGGACTACAACCTGCTGCTGGTGTCGCGGTTCAAGGACGAGATCCACGCCGGACTCAAGACGGGCATCATCCGCTCGATGGCGGGTACCGGCAGTGTCGTGACCTCGGCCGGCCTGGTCTTCGCGGCCACGATGGCGGGGATGATGGGCAGCAAGCTGATCGTGCTCGCACAGATGGGTTGCACCATCGCGATCGGACTACTGGTCGACACCTTCATCGTGCGCTCGCTGCTGATGCCGTCAATCGCGGCGCTCCTGGGTCGGTGGTTCTGGTGGCCGCAGGTCGTCTACCCGCGCGGCGACAATCACTTCCGCAAACCACGACCTGCAACCGAAAACACCGACAACGTGGCCTTGTCGGCACACGAGTAG
- a CDS encoding PecA family PE domain-processing aspartic protease — translation MAQRTRKVGDSTGRRRGGRRIQPFAWLGASAMTLGLGAAMASGTAIAHADDASNSGASGIGHSRSADTDSASSPRSARAAKRPAAATAAAPVAGKRTLSLRTPQLRSTSDNGSDTGAPTATAASARQSVARTVAVSVPTAAVSTASSAGSASVTQHSTAAALPPLPPDATPPFGPYAPSTPTVPPYAHVQQAYSDIATAQSALNAATWGTGNILGGLAAVAPQVLLSAASFELSAWEGSNPGAQGFFANTAGIPIIHQIAQVTLVGTMLLPATSQFSLNVANFLLPVVGLFGASIAPAQTALSGAQSNGQVYAVVPVRMYNTTEPLVNVAVNGGSSVPVLVDTGSSGLVIDAKNAGNLDPNNKIATNQSGAYSGGFKYTYDTYKNTTVDFGNGVVSDPDTTTVNVVTSATYGGNPSTLEEYLRGAGAVGVLGIGANTYGPGPSIPTTSLPGELSDGVLLYQNFWPFGLGGFMVFGPNALPARATLTGTPITPLQVSINGGTKKDVMALVDSGGVYGTMPSDIVTPDGSYVPAGTNIAVYAPDGTFLYSFTTGSAPYAPSSVGPSTTDYMNTGYYAYQQGPVYIDYTGNNGSGYTVFDYS, via the coding sequence ATGGCGCAGAGAACCAGGAAAGTCGGCGACAGCACCGGACGACGCCGCGGCGGGCGCCGCATCCAGCCGTTTGCCTGGCTCGGTGCCAGCGCCATGACGCTCGGCCTCGGGGCCGCGATGGCCAGCGGAACCGCGATCGCCCACGCGGACGACGCATCCAACTCCGGTGCCTCGGGCATCGGGCACAGCCGGTCGGCGGACACCGACTCGGCGTCCTCGCCCAGGTCTGCGCGGGCGGCCAAGCGCCCCGCCGCGGCCACTGCCGCGGCACCCGTCGCGGGTAAGCGCACGCTGTCGCTGCGGACACCTCAGCTTCGGTCGACGTCAGACAACGGAAGCGACACCGGCGCACCCACGGCGACGGCCGCGAGCGCCCGCCAGTCGGTCGCGCGCACAGTCGCCGTCTCGGTCCCGACTGCGGCGGTCAGCACGGCCTCGTCGGCCGGTTCTGCGTCCGTCACCCAACACTCCACCGCAGCCGCGTTACCACCGTTGCCGCCGGATGCCACGCCCCCATTTGGGCCCTACGCGCCCTCGACGCCGACCGTTCCCCCCTACGCGCACGTTCAGCAGGCATACAGCGATATCGCCACCGCGCAGAGCGCTCTCAACGCGGCGACCTGGGGGACCGGCAATATCCTCGGCGGACTGGCGGCGGTCGCACCGCAGGTGCTGTTGTCGGCGGCGTCGTTCGAACTGTCGGCCTGGGAAGGCTCAAACCCGGGCGCGCAGGGATTCTTCGCCAACACCGCAGGCATCCCGATCATCCATCAGATCGCCCAGGTGACCCTGGTGGGAACGATGCTGCTGCCGGCGACGTCGCAGTTCTCGCTCAACGTGGCGAACTTCCTGCTGCCCGTGGTGGGATTGTTCGGGGCGTCGATCGCCCCGGCGCAGACGGCGCTCAGTGGAGCCCAGAGCAATGGCCAGGTCTACGCCGTGGTGCCGGTCCGGATGTACAACACCACCGAGCCGCTGGTCAACGTCGCGGTCAACGGCGGAAGCAGCGTGCCCGTTCTGGTCGACACCGGCTCCTCAGGCCTGGTGATCGACGCCAAGAACGCAGGCAACCTTGACCCCAACAACAAAATCGCGACGAATCAGTCAGGTGCCTATAGCGGTGGGTTCAAATACACCTACGACACGTACAAGAACACAACAGTCGATTTCGGTAATGGAGTTGTGTCCGACCCCGACACCACCACAGTGAACGTTGTCACCTCAGCGACGTACGGCGGTAATCCTTCTACGCTCGAAGAGTATCTCCGGGGCGCTGGAGCTGTCGGTGTCCTCGGCATCGGAGCGAACACCTACGGTCCGGGTCCCAGTATTCCGACGACGTCACTACCCGGTGAGCTGAGCGACGGTGTTCTGCTCTACCAGAACTTCTGGCCGTTCGGGCTCGGCGGCTTCATGGTCTTCGGCCCGAACGCATTGCCGGCCAGGGCGACGCTAACCGGCACACCGATCACTCCGTTGCAGGTGTCGATCAACGGTGGCACCAAGAAGGACGTCATGGCACTGGTCGACTCCGGCGGCGTGTACGGGACCATGCCGTCGGACATCGTGACCCCCGACGGAAGCTACGTCCCGGCGGGCACCAACATCGCGGTGTACGCCCCGGACGGCACCTTCCTCTACTCATTCACCACCGGTAGCGCCCCGTACGCCCCGTCGAGCGTCGGCCCCAGCACCACGGACTACATGAACACCGGCTACTACGCCTACCAGCAGGGGCCGGTCTACATCGACTACACCGGCAACAACGGTTCCGGCTACACGGTCTTCGACTACTCCTGA
- a CDS encoding MarR family winged helix-turn-helix transcriptional regulator, producing the protein MAKRQLDDDASDCIGELLDHAMDLTARFLTDRADLSASAAYALNRVCREGPIRLTVLAAKEGVSQPSMTQLIQRLERQDLVGRLADPDDGRATLIGITTHGKRLLDDRKRLRRERLAALLATLTSVEQNTLWLSARVADPIVCRLAANADCPPDSVVADPDVAEKVGTRCQA; encoded by the coding sequence GTGGCAAAGAGGCAGCTGGATGACGACGCCAGCGACTGCATCGGCGAGTTGCTCGATCACGCCATGGATCTGACGGCGCGGTTTCTGACCGACCGCGCCGACTTGAGCGCCTCCGCAGCGTATGCGTTGAACAGGGTGTGCCGTGAAGGGCCCATCCGGCTCACAGTGCTGGCCGCCAAAGAGGGAGTCAGCCAGCCGTCGATGACGCAGCTGATCCAGAGGCTGGAGCGCCAGGACCTAGTCGGCAGGCTTGCCGACCCTGATGATGGACGCGCCACCCTGATCGGCATCACCACGCATGGGAAGAGGCTGCTCGATGATCGGAAGCGACTCCGTCGAGAACGCCTCGCGGCGTTGCTTGCAACGCTGACTTCGGTGGAGCAAAACACGTTATGGCTTTCGGCGCGGGTCGCCGATCCAATCGTGTGTCGGCTCGCCGCGAACGCTGACTGTCCACCGGACAGTGTTGTGGCGGACCCGGACGTGGCCGAGAAGGTGGGCACACGTTGCCAGGCTTAG